Part of the Thermococcus sp. 18S1 genome, TGACCGGCTCGAAGATGCCTGAGGGGGCCAACGCGGTTCTGATGCAGGAGATGGCCGAACGTGATGGGGACGTCATAAGGGTTCTCAGGCCGGTCGCCCCGGGTCAGAACGTGGCCTTCGCCGGCGAGGACGTGAGGAAGGGAGGGGTTGTCCTCCGAAAGGGACAGGTTTTAAGGCCCCAGGACCTGGCGCTCCTCAAGAGCATCGGCTTCAGGAGCGTAAAGGTCAAGAGGAAGCCCCGTGTCGGGATAATAATCACAGGCGACGAGCTCATCGAGGAGTTCGACGAAGACGCGCTGAAGGCCGGGAAGATTATGGAGAGCAACTCGGTCATGCTCACCGGACTGGTGCAGCAGTACTTCGGCGAGCCAGTTTTCTACGGCGTCGTTCCGGACGATGAGGGAGCTATTCGCTCGGCGATAGAACGGGCAAGGGGAGAGTGCGACCTCGTCCTTGTCACGGGCGGCTCCGCCTTTGGGGATAAGGACTTCGCCCACCGCTTCGTCAAGCTGCTCTTCCATGGCACAACGATAAAGCCCGGAAGGCCGGTGGGCTACGGCGAGAGGGTCTTCATCATGAGCGGTTATCCGGTAGCCGTCTTCGCCCAGTTCCACCTTTACGTTAAGCACGTCCTTGCGAAGCTGATTGGGGCCAGGAACTACGAGGTCAGGGTTCGGGCGAGGCTCAGCGAACGCGTTTCGAGCCAGCTTGGAAGGCACGAGTTCGTGAAGGTGTGGTACGAGAACGGAGAAGCCAGACCGATCAAGAAGAAGGGCAGCGGGATAATAAGCTCGCTCGTGGAGAGCAACGGGTATATCGAAATCCCCGAGGACAGCGAAGGGTATCTCGAGGGGGAGACCATCGAAGTGGTGCTGTACTGAAAGCCCTCACTCTCCGATCAGCTCCTTTTTATCAGGTTTTTTTATTATGGGCTTGATTTCATCGGGGAGAACGTTTGGATCAACGAGGTTCTCCACTATCTCAAGGGCCTCACTGCGCTCCCTTTTCCGTTCTGCAATAACATCACTCAGGAAATTCGATTTTCCCCACGGGAGAACGTCTCTGATTTTTTCTTCCTCGTCGTCCCCGTGGTTTTTCTTCTGACCTGCCACACATATCCCCCGTAGAACTACTACAAGAACCTAATAAACCTTACTCCACGGAATGTTACGATGCTATGGCCCGCCCGTAACTCCCACCCTCATCGATGCCAGACGGCGAACTCAGGCGGGCTAACCCAGGCGGGCCGTCTGTGCCCGGTCTGGGTTTCCCGCGGC contains:
- the glp gene encoding gephyrin-like molybdotransferase Glp, which codes for MREFKRLTPYKEALEMVLNDVSEIGDVEEVPLSEALGRVLAEDIVSPIDSPPFDRSAVDGYALLAEDTFPAREYSPVDLRVVDEIVAGEESKARVEPGTAVKLMTGSKMPEGANAVLMQEMAERDGDVIRVLRPVAPGQNVAFAGEDVRKGGVVLRKGQVLRPQDLALLKSIGFRSVKVKRKPRVGIIITGDELIEEFDEDALKAGKIMESNSVMLTGLVQQYFGEPVFYGVVPDDEGAIRSAIERARGECDLVLVTGGSAFGDKDFAHRFVKLLFHGTTIKPGRPVGYGERVFIMSGYPVAVFAQFHLYVKHVLAKLIGARNYEVRVRARLSERVSSQLGRHEFVKVWYENGEARPIKKKGSGIISSLVESNGYIEIPEDSEGYLEGETIEVVLY